A single window of Actinomycetota bacterium DNA harbors:
- a CDS encoding NAD(P)/FAD-dependent oxidoreductase — MVVMGAGPAGLTAAWELTENAVDVVVLESDPEKVGGIARTASYKGFRFDIGGHRFFTKAEEVTRLWHEILDPKDWLTVPRLSRIYYRNKFFAYPLKPVDALTKLGVFQTILCLLSYAKAKVRPIKPEKSLEDWVTNRFGSKLYRIFFKTYTEKVWGIPCNEISADWAAQRIKGLSLVKAIRNAFSRTPANAEGQVIKTLIEEFEYPRLGPGMMWETAVTKMVAKGTPVHMAHPVTRLGYSDGRLNEVECATPRGRRTFEGTHFISSLPIRNLVRMVDPPAPDAVREAAESLSYRDYFTVILVVDRPKVFPDNWIYIHDPSVRLGRIQNFKNWSPEMVPDPSQTALGLEYFCTVGDDLWQIPDAELIELGKKEVAALGLVDPDEVTDGTVVRMKKAYPVYDEHYERNVNTIRRFLEEQMPNLQLVGRNGMHKYNNQDHSMMTALLAARNIMGGDMDPWKVNTDAEYHEEVKDNHDTAGRAVPQPIS; from the coding sequence GTGGTAGTGATGGGCGCCGGCCCCGCCGGGCTTACCGCGGCGTGGGAGCTTACCGAGAACGCGGTCGACGTAGTTGTCCTCGAGTCCGACCCGGAAAAGGTCGGCGGGATCGCCCGTACCGCGTCCTACAAGGGGTTCCGCTTCGACATCGGCGGCCACCGCTTCTTCACCAAGGCGGAGGAGGTCACCAGGCTCTGGCACGAGATCCTCGACCCGAAGGATTGGCTGACCGTCCCCCGCCTGTCCCGGATCTACTACCGCAACAAGTTCTTCGCCTACCCGCTGAAGCCGGTCGACGCCCTGACCAAGCTGGGCGTCTTCCAGACGATCCTGTGCCTGCTCAGCTACGCGAAAGCCAAGGTCCGCCCGATCAAACCCGAAAAGTCGCTCGAGGACTGGGTCACCAACCGCTTCGGCTCCAAGCTCTACCGGATCTTCTTCAAGACCTACACCGAGAAGGTGTGGGGGATTCCCTGCAACGAGATCTCGGCCGACTGGGCAGCCCAGCGCATCAAAGGGCTCTCACTGGTGAAGGCAATCCGGAACGCCTTCTCCCGCACCCCGGCCAACGCCGAGGGACAGGTCATCAAGACCCTCATCGAGGAGTTCGAGTACCCGAGGCTCGGTCCCGGGATGATGTGGGAGACCGCCGTCACCAAGATGGTGGCGAAGGGGACCCCGGTCCATATGGCCCACCCGGTCACCCGGCTCGGCTACTCCGACGGCCGCCTGAACGAGGTCGAATGTGCCACCCCCAGGGGTCGCAGGACCTTCGAGGGCACACACTTCATCTCCTCGCTGCCGATCAGGAACCTGGTCCGCATGGTCGACCCCCCGGCCCCCGACGCAGTCCGGGAAGCCGCCGAGTCGCTCAGCTACCGGGACTACTTCACGGTGATCCTCGTGGTCGACCGCCCGAAGGTCTTCCCGGACAACTGGATATACATCCATGACCCGTCGGTGCGCCTGGGCAGGATCCAGAACTTCAAGAACTGGAGCCCCGAGATGGTGCCGGACCCCTCCCAAACCGCACTGGGCCTGGAGTACTTCTGTACCGTAGGCGACGACCTGTGGCAAATCCCGGACGCCGAGCTGATCGAGCTGGGTAAAAAAGAGGTTGCCGCCCTGGGCCTGGTCGACCCCGACGAGGTGACCGACGGCACCGTCGTCCGCATGAAAAAGGCCTACCCGGTCTACGACGAGCACTACGAGCGAAACGTCAATACGATCCGCCGCTTCCTGGAGGAGCAGATGCCCAACCTTCAGCTGGTCGGCCGCAACGGCATGCACAAGTACAACAACCAGGACCACTCGATGATGACCGCACTGCTGGCCGCCCGGAACATCATGGGCGGCGACATGGACCCGTGGAAGGTCAACACCGACGCCGAGTACCACGAAGAGGTCAAGGACAACCACGACACCGCGGGCCGGGCGGTGCCTCAGCCCATCAGCTAG
- a CDS encoding STAS domain-containing protein produces MPAQEPIRNQEKALELLLEHQQAGAWTVVTVAGEIDMANADDLQSYLSSVAETHNLVALDLSTVTFIDSTGLNALIRTYRLLEPGGSLLVLAPSPQVSRVLEVTGLDRLFRISGSAEQPESLVPLPAPSGAAVPTAAGLAG; encoded by the coding sequence TTGCCTGCTCAGGAACCGATTCGAAATCAGGAGAAAGCGCTGGAACTTTTACTCGAACATCAGCAGGCCGGTGCGTGGACGGTGGTAACGGTCGCCGGCGAGATCGACATGGCAAACGCCGATGACCTTCAAAGTTACCTGTCCTCCGTCGCCGAAACCCACAACCTCGTCGCCCTGGACCTGTCGACTGTTACATTCATCGACTCGACCGGCTTGAACGCGTTGATCCGGACCTACAGGCTCCTGGAGCCTGGTGGGTCGCTTCTCGTGCTCGCCCCCAGCCCCCAGGTTTCGAGGGTTCTGGAGGTTACCGGGCTGGATCGCCTGTTCCGGATATCCGGCTCGGCCGAACAGCCCGAATCATTGGTTCCGCTCCCAGCCCCGAGCGGCGCAGCCGTTCCGACGGCTGCAGGACTAGCCGGCTAG